In Argonema galeatum A003/A1, one DNA window encodes the following:
- the hisA gene encoding 1-(5-phosphoribosyl)-5-[(5-phosphoribosylamino)methylideneamino]imidazole-4-carboxamide isomerase produces the protein MEVIPAIDLLEGRCVRLYQGDYSRSQIFDENPSLVAKQWVDQGAMRLHVVDLDGAKTGEPINLPAIEAIVGAVPVPIQVGGGLRDRARVAQMLDMGVQRVILGTVAVENPQLVAELCQEFPGQIVVGIDARNGKVATRGWLETSEVAAGDLAQQMALLGAAAIIYTDIHRDGTLEGPNIEALRELATRISIPTIASGGVSSLTDLLSLLALEPLGVSGAIVGRALYTGDVSLSEAIQAVGSRRLQDIPPDFGDSAFA, from the coding sequence ATGGAAGTTATCCCAGCGATCGATTTACTAGAAGGGCGATGCGTGCGACTGTATCAGGGGGACTACTCGCGATCGCAAATCTTTGACGAAAACCCAAGTTTAGTGGCAAAACAGTGGGTAGACCAAGGGGCAATGCGGCTGCACGTAGTAGACTTGGACGGTGCTAAAACAGGCGAACCAATTAATTTACCGGCTATTGAGGCAATTGTGGGGGCTGTACCCGTACCGATACAAGTCGGAGGAGGTTTGCGCGATCGGGCCAGAGTTGCCCAGATGTTGGATATGGGCGTCCAGCGGGTAATCCTGGGAACTGTGGCGGTGGAAAATCCCCAGTTGGTGGCCGAACTGTGCCAGGAATTTCCGGGACAGATTGTGGTGGGAATTGACGCCCGCAACGGAAAGGTAGCAACTCGCGGCTGGTTGGAAACGTCTGAAGTTGCGGCGGGGGATTTAGCTCAGCAAATGGCTCTTTTAGGCGCTGCGGCGATTATCTACACTGATATTCATCGCGACGGTACACTGGAAGGGCCAAATATAGAGGCTTTGAGGGAATTAGCAACGAGGATTTCCATTCCTACGATCGCTTCTGGCGGTGTCAGTTCTCTCACCGATCTTTTGAGTTTGCTAGCCCTCGAACCCTTGGGAGTCAGCGGTGCGATCGTCGGTCGAGCCCTCTATACTGGTGATGTCTCTCTATCTGAAGCAATCCAAGCCGTTGGTTCCCGACGTTTGCAGGATATCCCGCCGGATTTTGGCGACTCCGCATTTGCCTAA
- a CDS encoding STAS-like domain-containing protein — protein sequence MRHDIHDLIGKTCMTPDEGQKVYNLTYPELLANRPVELDFAGVEIFASPFFNFAIGQLLRDIPPDTLNRLLKFSNLNSVGRQVLKRVIENSKQYYSNENTRKAVDEVVSEQANSL from the coding sequence ATGAGACACGACATCCACGACCTAATAGGCAAAACTTGCATGACCCCCGATGAAGGTCAAAAGGTGTACAATCTGACTTACCCCGAACTTTTGGCTAATCGTCCTGTAGAGCTTGACTTTGCTGGTGTAGAAATTTTTGCGTCCCCCTTCTTCAATTTTGCCATTGGGCAGCTACTCAGAGACATTCCACCAGATACCTTAAACCGTTTGCTGAAATTTTCCAACCTCAATTCAGTAGGTAGACAGGTACTTAAGCGAGTTATTGAAAACTCAAAGCAGTATTACTCAAATGAAAATACTCGCAAAGCAGTAGACGAAGTTGTTAGTGAACAAGCAAATAGTCTCTAA
- a CDS encoding ATP-binding protein, with translation MSVTLNIPTVNDELKDFDTLFQLWQQVGESCSDVTFDFSKCFFLKPNAVAFLGGLIRFIQSREGKTTINKDTLNNKVKMNLQQNGFMYTFCEDKEPWQGNSVPYREDAKQNKDGLVYYLAEQWLGRDWVQMGQNLRNVIVGRVWEIYANAFEHGRTDIGVFSCGQHYPKLNQLKLTVVDFGVGIPSNVRQFQNKPTLPVDKALEWAFQAGTSTRQGGVAGGVGLDYLKKFVKINRGKLEFFSQDGYVAIDENQEIYQSRQPFFQGTLVNITLQCEEALYILASDADDEEPLF, from the coding sequence ATGAGCGTTACTCTTAACATTCCTACAGTCAATGATGAATTGAAAGACTTTGACACGCTATTTCAACTATGGCAACAAGTGGGGGAAAGTTGCTCAGATGTAACCTTTGATTTCTCCAAATGTTTTTTTCTCAAACCTAATGCAGTTGCATTTTTAGGAGGATTAATCCGTTTCATCCAAAGTCGTGAAGGAAAAACCACCATCAATAAAGATACCCTAAATAATAAGGTAAAAATGAATCTTCAACAAAATGGATTCATGTATACCTTTTGTGAAGATAAAGAACCTTGGCAAGGTAATTCTGTCCCCTATAGGGAAGATGCAAAACAAAATAAAGACGGGTTAGTGTACTACCTAGCGGAACAATGGCTAGGACGAGACTGGGTACAGATGGGTCAAAACTTACGAAACGTCATTGTAGGAAGAGTCTGGGAGATTTACGCTAACGCCTTTGAGCATGGAAGGACAGATATTGGTGTCTTTAGTTGCGGACAGCATTACCCCAAACTCAACCAACTCAAACTAACTGTAGTTGACTTTGGTGTTGGTATTCCTTCCAACGTGCGCCAATTCCAAAATAAGCCGACTTTACCAGTAGATAAAGCTCTAGAATGGGCCTTCCAAGCAGGAACCAGTACTCGGCAGGGTGGTGTCGCTGGTGGCGTAGGACTTGACTATTTGAAAAAATTTGTAAAAATTAATCGTGGAAAGTTAGAGTTTTTCAGTCAAGATGGATATGTAGCGATCGATGAAAATCAGGAGATTTACCAAAGTCGGCAACCTTTTTTTCAGGGGACACTGGTTAACATCACACTCCAATGTGAAGAAGCCCTTTACATCCTAGCTTCTGATGCCGATGATGAGGAGCCACTTTTCTAA
- a CDS encoding AAA-like domain-containing protein has translation MNVEKVLEAVEQGLLLRQLSPVERFILRQSWIGHTYSDIARDSAYCSAHIKEIGSRLWHDLSEALGERVTKKNLHLVWNQFEKNYTGNEQSAMPEDLLPDTVPKDDFPLLLPQTQIKFPGSPVPLNSPLYINRPPIEELAYAEVSQPGCVIRIKAPKKMGKSSLQNRIIAHAKGLGYKAVSLDFQEADTAIFTSIDKFLRWFCINISKQLNLDSKLDDYWDEDMGSKVSCKIYFQDYLLELIDSPLVLALNEVNRVFEHPSIAQDFLPMLRLWHEQARTLDIWQKLRLVVVHSTEIYVPLKLNQSPFNVGLALQLPQFSLEQVQNLAQRYGINWADSSDLEQLMAMVGGHPYLVNVALYHLSRKDITLEHLLETAPMLTGIYGHHLRGHLEILRQDSQLVSSLQEVISASDSVELEAIAAYKLESMGLVQLDGNHAKLSCELYRLYFRKQLYQEDELSVSSVAIFNR, from the coding sequence ATGAACGTTGAAAAAGTTCTGGAAGCTGTAGAACAAGGTCTGCTACTTCGCCAACTAAGTCCGGTGGAGCGGTTTATCTTGCGTCAGTCGTGGATTGGACATACCTACAGCGATATAGCGCGTGATTCTGCCTACTGTAGCGCTCACATAAAGGAAATCGGCTCCCGGCTGTGGCATGACCTTTCTGAAGCGCTGGGGGAGCGGGTAACGAAAAAAAATCTGCATTTAGTGTGGAACCAGTTTGAGAAAAATTACACAGGTAACGAGCAAAGCGCAATGCCGGAGGATCTCCTACCCGACACAGTGCCAAAGGATGATTTCCCACTTTTATTACCCCAGACTCAAATTAAATTTCCCGGCTCTCCCGTACCGCTAAATTCCCCTCTCTACATTAATCGCCCTCCGATTGAAGAACTCGCCTACGCTGAAGTAAGCCAACCTGGATGCGTTATTCGGATCAAAGCCCCCAAGAAAATGGGGAAAAGTTCACTACAGAATAGGATTATTGCTCACGCCAAGGGTTTGGGTTACAAAGCTGTCTCTTTGGATTTTCAGGAAGCAGACACAGCCATTTTTACTTCGATCGATAAATTTTTGCGCTGGTTTTGTATCAATATCAGCAAGCAACTCAACCTCGACTCCAAGTTGGATGATTATTGGGATGAGGATATGGGCAGCAAGGTGAGCTGCAAAATCTATTTTCAGGATTATCTGCTGGAACTGATCGACAGTCCCTTAGTTTTAGCTTTGAATGAAGTCAATCGGGTTTTCGAGCATCCCAGCATTGCCCAAGACTTTCTGCCAATGCTGCGATTGTGGCACGAACAAGCCCGAACACTTGATATTTGGCAAAAACTCAGGTTAGTGGTAGTTCACAGTACAGAAATCTATGTGCCGCTCAAGCTAAATCAATCACCCTTCAATGTCGGGCTAGCGCTTCAGCTGCCACAATTTAGTTTAGAGCAGGTGCAGAATTTGGCACAACGTTATGGAATAAATTGGGCTGATAGTAGCGATCTAGAGCAACTGATGGCAATGGTGGGGGGACATCCCTATCTGGTGAACGTCGCGCTTTATCACCTGTCGCGGAAAGACATAACATTGGAGCATTTATTGGAAACTGCCCCCATGCTGACTGGGATTTACGGTCACCATTTGCGGGGTCATTTGGAGATACTCCGACAGGATAGCCAATTGGTGTCATCTCTGCAAGAGGTTATTAGTGCGTCAGACAGCGTGGAATTAGAAGCGATCGCAGCTTATAAGTTAGAAAGTATGGGCTTGGTACAGCTGGATGGAAATCATGCCAAGTTAAGCTGCGAGTTGTATCGTCTCTATTTTAGAAAGCAACTATATCAAGAGGATGAGTTGAGTGTTTCGAGTGTGGCGATTTTTAATCGTTGA
- a CDS encoding efflux RND transporter periplasmic adaptor subunit — MSYKSSTEKEEHLLNGAVKEEHLLKGAIADSPLVTEEFEFEQDLPSTATKGKPKPKGGWLTPTVLGMGLGAALAVVGMRFSSSPTTQKPVEPAVTAPPPSMTVTVASVVTASVARTLDATGTVAAYNLQPVQPQTTGLLIKQVLVEEGNIVRAGQIVAILDNSVMQTQVSGAQAQLEASRAAVQQKQAALAQTQADVGKAQAVLAQAEAERVKAQANLADSRAKLKDAERTRQRYQYLADQGAINRQDLDTRITNATSAAEGVRVAQASISSAIANIDSAKASISSAQASINSAKANVLSAQADVRNNEAKVQQIKTQLGQTQVFAPASGIVVAPSAEGRCDGNATSGTTAASQSIAQSLARVGDTSGTKALFCIIRNGFLELQVKIPETALSEVHIGAPVRITSDANTDINWQGRVRRITPVIDPQTRQGTIKIDLPSSALMKPGMFLKAAITSKTAQALTVPAKAVQRQSDGNPMVYLLDANDIVHAGPVEVGTTIDGNKGEASAAKVEIKSGLKEGDRIVVTGAGYIKDGDKVRIAN; from the coding sequence GTGAGTTACAAATCATCGACAGAAAAAGAAGAACACTTGCTCAACGGGGCGGTCAAAGAAGAACACTTGCTCAAGGGCGCGATCGCAGATAGCCCTCTAGTGACCGAAGAGTTTGAATTTGAGCAAGATTTACCTTCTACCGCAACCAAGGGCAAACCAAAGCCGAAGGGTGGATGGCTGACTCCAACTGTGCTTGGGATGGGACTCGGTGCAGCACTTGCCGTGGTAGGAATGCGTTTTTCCTCGAGCCCAACAACCCAAAAACCCGTCGAGCCAGCCGTAACAGCACCTCCACCAAGCATGACCGTTACAGTTGCGTCTGTCGTAACCGCTTCTGTAGCCCGCACCCTGGACGCCACAGGTACTGTTGCTGCCTACAACCTTCAGCCTGTGCAGCCGCAGACAACTGGCTTGTTAATCAAGCAAGTTTTAGTTGAAGAAGGGAATATCGTAAGAGCGGGACAAATCGTGGCGATCCTCGATAATTCCGTAATGCAAACGCAAGTGAGCGGGGCGCAAGCCCAGCTAGAGGCATCAAGAGCCGCAGTGCAACAAAAACAAGCAGCTCTGGCACAAACACAAGCCGATGTGGGTAAAGCACAAGCAGTTTTGGCACAAGCAGAGGCCGAACGGGTTAAAGCACAAGCCAACTTGGCTGACTCTCGCGCTAAACTTAAAGACGCCGAGAGAACGCGCCAGCGATATCAATACCTGGCTGACCAAGGCGCAATCAATCGTCAAGATCTAGACACTCGCATTACTAACGCTACATCTGCGGCAGAAGGAGTCCGAGTTGCCCAAGCCAGTATTAGCAGTGCGATCGCGAATATTGATAGCGCTAAAGCCAGTATTAGTAGTGCCCAAGCTAGTATTAATAGTGCCAAAGCCAATGTGTTAAGCGCCCAAGCTGATGTCCGCAACAACGAAGCAAAGGTGCAACAGATCAAAACTCAACTAGGACAAACCCAGGTATTTGCTCCTGCTAGTGGAATTGTAGTGGCTCCCAGTGCTGAGGGCCGTTGCGATGGAAATGCCACTTCTGGGACAACCGCAGCTTCTCAGTCGATCGCACAGTCTCTAGCTCGCGTTGGGGATACCTCTGGCACTAAAGCCTTGTTCTGTATCATCCGCAACGGTTTTCTCGAATTACAAGTCAAAATACCAGAAACTGCGTTAAGCGAGGTACATATAGGGGCACCAGTCAGGATTACCAGCGATGCCAATACCGATATCAACTGGCAAGGGAGAGTGCGAAGAATTACTCCTGTAATCGATCCTCAAACTCGTCAAGGAACGATCAAAATTGATTTACCTTCCAGCGCTTTAATGAAACCCGGTATGTTTCTGAAAGCAGCTATTACCTCCAAAACAGCGCAAGCTTTAACAGTACCGGCAAAAGCTGTGCAGCGTCAGAGTGATGGTAATCCAATGGTTTATTTGTTAGACGCTAATGATATAGTTCACGCGGGGCCAGTAGAAGTAGGAACTACCATTGACGGCAACAAAGGTGAGGCATCAGCAGCAAAAGTGGAGATAAAGAGCGGTTTGAAAGAAGGCGATCGCATTGTAGTTACTGGTGCTGGTTATATCAAAGACGGCGACAAAGTGCGAATCGCCAATTAA
- a CDS encoding efflux RND transporter permease subunit yields MSFNISAWSIKQPIPTIVLFLVLTIGGLVSFPVLGIDDSPNVDIPSVSVSVTQPGADPAELESQVTKKIEDAVAGLGNIDHIISTVSDGSSSTTINFVLGTNSDRATNDVRNAVAQTRQSLPQDINDPVVKRVDFVGGSIMSYAVVSERLSVEQLSDLIDQKISRILLSVSGVGQVQRIGGVNREIRINLNPDRLQALGITSTQVNDQIRNFNTNLPGGRTDIGNSEQTVRTLGSAASVEDLKNYQITLPKGGFVPLFSLGEVTDSYGEARQAARLNGKPVVAFSVLRSTGSTLVTVEEGVQDAVKKLAKTLPADVKIELIYTMADRIRESYEASIDAVVLGAALAVVTILIFLRDWRATLITAVALPLSAIPTFAVFKMLNYTLNSMTLLALALVVGILVDDAIVEIENIERHMQMGKTPYKAAVDASDEIGLAVVATTMTIVSVFAPVAFMAGIPGQFFRPFGVTVAVSVLFSLLVARTVTPLMAAYLLKDKKHHQHQQDNLKKDILSYQYRRVLTWALKHRVLTLILALGLFLGSVQLLPYIPTGFIDRDDTGLSTLSIELSPGSTLEQTDGAVQQATQILSTHPAVDTILATEGAPAVSGGGSSGGGGRGGVNTASLYVKLKPEEERPPTKHSKHIGQIEFEQEMLPKLVEIPGVRIGFSQGRLGSKKQLAILLKSENGPLLTRTAETLVKQMSEISGIVEVTSTASLVKPEILVKPDPSRAADQGVSVLAIARTASIATIGDIDANLAKFDLPDRQIPIRVQLTPELRNDIDTIKNLQVPGKNNTLVPLMAVADVSLGSGPSQIDRYDRARQVSVEANLQGLSLGDALKKANQQTLLKQLPPGVTQEPFGDAKVMKDIFSGFAIALSTALLFIYAVLVLLFSNFLHPITIMAALPLSIGGALLGLLVGHRSLGLYALIGVVLLMGIVTKNSILLVDYALMNENEGKPLFKATLESGVARLRPILMTTIAMIAGMMPIALGIGAGSQVRAPMAISVIGGLMTSTLLTLVVIPVIFTYMETFQTWLFKRVHFH; encoded by the coding sequence ATGTCTTTCAACATTTCCGCCTGGTCAATTAAACAACCCATACCTACCATTGTTCTATTCTTAGTACTGACAATTGGGGGTTTGGTATCATTTCCCGTTCTTGGTATTGATGACTCGCCTAACGTCGATATTCCTTCAGTATCTGTCAGCGTTACTCAGCCGGGAGCAGATCCAGCAGAACTGGAATCTCAAGTTACAAAGAAAATTGAAGATGCCGTTGCTGGTTTAGGCAACATCGACCATATTATTAGCACAGTAAGCGATGGTTCTTCTAGCACAACGATAAATTTTGTTCTGGGTACGAATAGCGATCGGGCCACCAACGATGTGCGTAACGCCGTCGCCCAAACGCGCCAAAGTCTGCCGCAAGACATTAACGACCCCGTTGTCAAGCGAGTTGATTTTGTCGGTGGTTCGATCATGTCCTATGCCGTAGTTTCCGAGCGACTATCGGTAGAACAATTAAGCGATTTAATCGACCAGAAAATCAGCCGCATCCTTTTATCAGTTTCAGGCGTCGGACAAGTCCAGCGGATTGGAGGCGTAAACCGCGAAATACGCATAAATTTGAACCCAGACCGCCTACAAGCTCTAGGCATTACTTCAACTCAAGTTAACGACCAAATCCGTAACTTCAACACCAACCTCCCTGGTGGACGAACCGACATCGGCAACTCCGAGCAAACTGTTCGCACCTTGGGTAGCGCCGCCAGCGTAGAAGATTTGAAAAACTATCAAATCACTCTTCCTAAAGGCGGCTTTGTGCCCCTCTTCAGTTTAGGAGAAGTGACAGACAGCTATGGAGAAGCTCGTCAGGCGGCGCGTCTGAATGGCAAACCAGTGGTTGCTTTTTCCGTACTGCGTAGCACCGGCAGTACTCTTGTCACCGTGGAAGAAGGGGTACAAGATGCGGTCAAGAAACTAGCAAAAACTTTGCCAGCAGATGTCAAGATCGAACTTATATATACGATGGCCGATCGCATTCGTGAATCTTACGAAGCTTCGATAGACGCAGTAGTTTTAGGAGCAGCACTAGCAGTAGTCACCATTTTAATTTTTTTGCGAGACTGGCGAGCGACTTTGATTACGGCGGTGGCGCTACCCCTATCGGCAATTCCCACCTTTGCAGTATTCAAGATGTTGAACTATACCCTCAACAGCATGACTTTGCTGGCGCTGGCATTAGTGGTGGGGATTTTGGTGGATGATGCAATTGTAGAAATTGAGAACATCGAACGGCATATGCAGATGGGGAAAACGCCCTATAAAGCTGCCGTGGATGCTTCTGACGAGATTGGTTTGGCTGTCGTCGCCACTACGATGACTATTGTGTCGGTATTTGCGCCCGTCGCTTTTATGGCCGGAATACCCGGTCAATTTTTTAGACCTTTTGGCGTTACTGTTGCGGTATCGGTGTTATTTTCCCTGCTAGTTGCCCGTACCGTAACGCCGCTGATGGCAGCTTACTTGCTCAAAGATAAGAAACATCATCAGCATCAGCAGGATAATCTAAAAAAAGACATTCTTTCTTATCAGTATCGTCGGGTGTTAACTTGGGCGCTAAAGCATCGAGTGCTGACGCTGATTTTAGCTTTGGGGTTATTTTTAGGCAGCGTTCAGCTATTACCTTATATTCCCACTGGCTTTATCGATCGCGACGATACCGGACTTTCCACTCTCTCCATCGAACTGTCTCCCGGCTCTACTCTAGAGCAGACAGACGGCGCTGTGCAGCAAGCAACCCAAATCTTGAGTACCCATCCAGCTGTAGATACTATCCTCGCGACAGAGGGCGCTCCCGCTGTTTCCGGTGGTGGTAGCAGTGGCGGTGGTGGCCGTGGTGGTGTGAATACTGCCAGCCTCTACGTCAAACTTAAACCAGAGGAAGAACGTCCGCCAACCAAACATTCCAAACATATTGGGCAAATAGAATTTGAACAGGAGATGCTGCCCAAACTTGTGGAAATTCCAGGAGTACGCATCGGTTTTAGCCAAGGACGATTGGGAAGCAAAAAGCAATTGGCGATTTTGCTCAAGAGCGAAAACGGCCCACTCCTGACCCGGACAGCTGAAACGTTAGTCAAACAAATGAGCGAGATATCGGGAATTGTGGAAGTTACATCTACCGCCAGTTTGGTGAAACCGGAGATTTTGGTTAAACCAGACCCTTCGCGGGCGGCGGATCAGGGGGTATCGGTGCTGGCGATCGCACGTACTGCTTCGATCGCTACCATAGGAGACATCGACGCTAATCTCGCCAAGTTCGATTTGCCAGACAGACAAATACCGATACGAGTGCAGTTAACTCCCGAACTTCGCAACGATATCGACACCATCAAGAATCTGCAAGTACCGGGTAAAAATAATACTTTAGTGCCTTTGATGGCCGTTGCCGATGTTAGCCTTGGCAGCGGGCCTTCTCAGATTGACCGATACGATCGCGCTCGTCAAGTATCTGTGGAAGCTAACTTGCAGGGACTTTCTTTAGGAGATGCTCTCAAGAAAGCGAATCAGCAAACATTACTTAAGCAACTACCGCCCGGTGTCACTCAGGAACCTTTCGGCGATGCCAAAGTGATGAAGGATATTTTTAGCGGTTTTGCTATAGCTCTGTCAACGGCGCTACTGTTTATCTACGCTGTCCTCGTTTTGTTGTTTAGCAATTTCCTGCATCCAATTACGATTATGGCGGCGTTGCCCTTGTCTATTGGCGGCGCATTACTAGGACTCCTTGTGGGGCATAGATCCTTGGGGTTATATGCTCTAATTGGTGTAGTGCTGCTGATGGGAATTGTGACAAAAAATTCCATCTTGCTAGTGGATTACGCCTTAATGAATGAGAATGAAGGAAAACCGCTGTTCAAAGCCACCCTAGAATCTGGGGTGGCACGCTTGCGACCAATTTTGATGACTACCATTGCTATGATCGCCGGGATGATGCCGATCGCGTTGGGAATTGGAGCGGGTTCTCAGGTGCGAGCTCCAATGGCGATTTCTGTGATTGGCGGTTTGATGACTTCAACTTTACTTACCCTAGTGGTGATTCCGGTGATTTTCACATACATGGAAACCTTTCAAACATGGTTGTTCAAGCGAGTGCATTTCCATTGA
- a CDS encoding metallophosphoesterase family protein: protein MRFVSDPPISVKICKMKERVRWQEPPIIQRGIDQTRMVIEDGSGDSPEFSFLVVGDSGSGTHRGYNPQREIAELMLAHKEQSRFVLHTGDVIYLVGSSEYYPKNFIKPYREFLVGGEHPERIAYDRMIFNLPILPVPGNHDYYDLPIVFGLLAQTALPLRRLFKSKLDFDVGWHGSFQGNAYAQAFLDYLKTFQNQAELDRHLDRHYIAKTDTGRCLLYEPGRFTRLPNRYYTFRCGGIDFFALDSNTFNAPPPLPATRKGKAFRRELEKRRNQLEQEKEQILETSATFNPDSPEEAEQMNDLHAKLEQIEELKLDIDKQLESNETTVTDFEQLDWLKQKLIESWHTKEVRGRVIYFHHPPYVTEATKWHQSQTLAVRLRLRQVLDAVSSAVGSLTEGRPLVDLILNGHAHCLEYLRTGDTGHADSNLNWIVCGGSGYSLRRQRIEGPELMETFEDAKGSYTRKVAESLLFVGRSGQGLEKRRPYSFLRIDVKDGRPPKFIVRPFIAERIQGQWQNSQPILDFEF, encoded by the coding sequence ATGCGATTCGTATCCGATCCGCCGATTTCCGTTAAAATCTGCAAAATGAAGGAAAGAGTGCGGTGGCAAGAGCCGCCAATTATCCAAAGGGGAATAGATCAAACCCGGATGGTTATAGAAGATGGTTCTGGCGACAGTCCAGAATTTTCATTTTTGGTTGTAGGCGATAGCGGATCGGGAACTCATCGGGGATACAACCCCCAACGAGAAATTGCCGAACTGATGCTGGCACACAAGGAACAAAGTCGTTTCGTGCTGCATACGGGTGATGTTATCTATCTAGTTGGCTCAAGCGAATATTATCCGAAAAATTTTATCAAGCCTTACCGAGAATTTCTGGTAGGCGGCGAACACCCAGAACGGATTGCATACGATCGCATGATCTTCAATCTGCCAATTTTACCAGTGCCAGGTAATCACGATTACTACGATTTACCGATTGTTTTCGGTTTGCTTGCACAGACTGCACTGCCGTTGCGCCGCCTATTCAAATCTAAATTGGATTTCGATGTTGGCTGGCACGGTTCTTTTCAAGGTAATGCCTACGCACAGGCATTTCTCGATTACCTCAAAACTTTCCAGAACCAGGCAGAACTTGACCGTCATCTCGATCGCCATTATATCGCCAAAACCGACACTGGTCGCTGCCTACTTTACGAACCCGGACGTTTTACTCGCTTACCCAACCGCTATTACACATTCCGTTGCGGCGGTATTGACTTTTTCGCGCTGGACTCAAATACCTTTAACGCGCCACCACCACTCCCCGCAACTCGCAAGGGAAAAGCGTTTCGCCGCGAATTGGAAAAACGTCGCAACCAACTCGAACAAGAAAAAGAGCAAATCCTGGAAACCTCTGCCACTTTTAATCCAGACTCACCCGAAGAAGCCGAACAGATGAACGATTTGCACGCCAAATTGGAGCAAATCGAAGAGTTAAAGCTTGACATCGACAAACAACTGGAATCCAACGAAACAACCGTCACAGACTTTGAACAACTTGATTGGCTCAAACAAAAGCTGATCGAATCTTGGCACACAAAAGAAGTGCGCGGACGAGTGATTTATTTCCACCATCCTCCCTACGTAACCGAGGCGACAAAATGGCACCAGTCGCAAACTTTGGCAGTTCGCCTCCGCCTCCGCCAAGTATTGGATGCCGTATCATCAGCAGTCGGTTCCCTGACAGAAGGTCGTCCGTTAGTCGATCTAATTCTAAACGGTCACGCTCACTGTTTGGAATATCTTCGGACTGGCGACACCGGACACGCCGATTCTAATCTCAACTGGATCGTATGCGGTGGTAGCGGTTACAGCCTCCGTCGTCAGCGCATTGAGGGGCCAGAATTAATGGAGACTTTTGAGGACGCTAAGGGCAGTTACACTCGAAAGGTAGCGGAATCTCTGCTTTTTGTGGGTCGCAGCGGACAAGGTTTGGAAAAGCGACGACCTTACTCATTTTTACGAATTGATGTTAAGGACGGACGACCGCCAAAATTTATCGTTCGTCCGTTTATCGCTGAGCGAATTCAGGGACAGTGGCAGAATAGTCAACCGATTTTGGATTTTGAATTTTAG
- a CDS encoding M48 family metallopeptidase, whose translation MTISENSNPVTRKILTGLNPEAYEHPFDRKALASLKKMPGVDPLLNKINEYGIDRLLRLQSLGSQIRVTPRNFPQLHEALVETCQILDVTPLTELYLFRGTGYIQTYAVGVEKPIIGINLEGMEWLDTDELLYILGHEVAHIKSRHIIYHQTAIVMPTLKNLLSNTTLGLGGLVAGGIELALYNWLMMAKFTSDRAGLLACQDINVATTALIKLAGLPSEYLTDAVIEDFLAQASEFSSNSFDSLDRVTKILSYTEHWRSWSVMRIAELLKWVDSGEYENLIQQKNLNKPETPEEPEEPEKWNFLTSW comes from the coding sequence ATGACGATATCAGAGAACTCAAACCCCGTGACGAGAAAAATATTAACTGGACTGAATCCAGAAGCCTACGAACACCCGTTCGATCGCAAAGCCTTAGCCTCTTTAAAAAAGATGCCCGGTGTTGACCCACTGCTCAATAAAATTAACGAATACGGGATCGATCGCCTACTCCGATTGCAAAGCCTTGGCAGTCAAATCAGAGTCACGCCCCGAAATTTTCCCCAACTGCATGAAGCACTTGTAGAAACTTGTCAAATTCTTGATGTTACCCCACTGACCGAATTGTATCTATTTCGAGGTACAGGTTACATTCAAACCTACGCCGTTGGAGTGGAAAAACCCATTATCGGTATCAATCTAGAGGGGATGGAATGGCTAGATACAGATGAATTACTTTACATCTTGGGACACGAAGTAGCCCACATAAAAAGTCGGCATATAATTTACCACCAAACCGCGATCGTTATGCCAACTTTGAAAAATTTATTGAGCAATACCACACTGGGATTAGGTGGCTTGGTAGCTGGTGGCATAGAACTGGCTTTGTATAATTGGCTGATGATGGCAAAGTTTACATCCGATCGGGCCGGTTTGCTAGCTTGTCAAGATATTAATGTAGCAACGACTGCATTAATTAAACTCGCAGGTTTGCCTTCCGAGTACTTGACTGATGCTGTAATTGAAGATTTCCTTGCCCAAGCTAGCGAGTTTTCATCCAATAGCTTTGATAGTCTCGATCGGGTCACCAAAATATTGAGCTATACAGAACATTGGCGTTCCTGGTCAGTCATGCGAATTGCCGAGTTATTGAAATGGGTTGATTCAGGAGAATATGAGAATCTAATTCAACAGAAAAACTTAAACAAACCGGAAACACCAGAAGAACCAGAAGAACCAGAAAAGTGGAATTTTTTGACTTCTTGGTGA